The genomic stretch TTAACACTAGGGCAGCAGGTAGTTATGATATTGTTCATACTGCCGTCATTCAGCAGCTTCTCATATTCTGCCGTAACGAAAGCGGCACCTTCTGCTGTCTCCCGGACGGAGGTAAAGCCCAACTTTAACAGGGCTGTCACTACCTGCCCCGGGGTTTTATATTTCAGCACGCCAAGATAGGCAGGTGCAAGTGATACCACGGTGGGTATTCCTTCCTTCAGATATCCCTTGACCTTGTCAAGATCACTGATAAGGAATTTGGCATTCTGGGGACAGGCTTCCAGGCAATGTCCGCAGAGAATGCACTTGTCATTCATTATTTGTGCCTGTTCCTGCTTAACGGTTATTGCCTTTACTTCACAGGTTCTTACACATTTATAACAGTTTCTGCACTTTGCTTCCTTAAAACTGATGACATTCATGCTTTAGGCCCCCTAAAACCTCCTGTGTGAAAAATTCCTTGGTATTGCTGGGGGTCAGAGAGAAGGATTTGTCATCCACCTTTACACAGACACCCTTTACACATTCTCCCATGCAGAATGAGCCGGTAAGCTGTACCTGATCTTCTACACCGTGTTCTTTGATAAGTGCTTCCAATGTATGTACAATTTCTCTTGATCCTTTTAAATGACATGAACTACCAATACATATTGTAACCACCATAATAACAACCTCCTTGTAGAGAGGACAATCAGCGTGTTGCTGGATTGTCTGAAATTTAACAATGTATAGAAGTATTCTAGCACTTTATGGGGGGACTGTCAAAGGATAAATTGGGGGTGGTGGGGAACCGGGAGGACTGTTTAAAGGGGCGAGGATTTGTCCTGGTCTCCCACGGTTTATTCGGGCAAGGAACCTATTCCACTAGAAGCTGCTGTAAATGCTTGGGACAAGTCCGGAAAAGCCAAACTCGCGGAGAGACCTGCTGTGGGGCAGGTGGTTTTCTGCCGCTCAGACAGTGGCTTTTCCGGACTTCGGCGCATTTACAGCAGCTTAAGTGTCATTAGGTCCCTTCCCGAGATAAACCTTAGGGAGACCAGGACAAATCCTCTTGTTCTTTGGTGGCAGAAGGTATGGTGTAATACTTGTGGCCAAAGATTTTAAGGCGGATGGATTGATAGAGCTAAATTGTTTTATGGTTGGAGCATTGTTTATGTAAATGTTGCAAGGGTTTATATAAAAGAGGTATAGGTGCTCTATTATAGGAAGAACCTATATAAAATAAGGAAATTGTTTTATTGTTTTATTGGTTTTTGCTAAATGGTGGCTGTTATTTTTAGCTGCAATTACAGCTCTCTTTATAATTAAGCGTTACAAGAAATTTACCAGTTGATTTTACGATGGTAAATTGTAATAATTGTGGTATAATATCCTTATATTTTAAAAGAACAAAGGAGCCCGTATAATGGAACTTATAACAATCCGGGAACTGTACCGGGAAAAAGAGAAGTTTATCGGAAAGGAAATCACTGTAGGCGGCTGGGTCAGGAGTATAAGAGATTCTAAGGCCTTTGGCTTTATCGTGCTTCATGACGGTACCTATTTTGAGACCCTTCAGATTGTATACCATGATACTATGGAGAATTTCGGAGATATTTCCAAGCTTAGTGTTGGATCAGCTCTGATTATTAAAGGTGAGCTGGTAGCTACGCCGGAGGCGAAGCAGCCTTTTGAGATTCAGGCTACTGCCATTGAGATTGAAGGTGCTTCTACTGCGGATTATCCTCTTCAGAAGAAAAGACACAGTCTGGAATTCCTTCGTTCCATTTCTCATTTAAGACCCAGAACCAATACTTTTCAGGCAGTTTTCAGAGTGCGTTCCCTGATTGCCTATGCTATTCATAAATATTTTCAGGACAGGGATTTTGTCTATGTGCACACGCCCTTAATTACCGGCAGTGACGCGGAAGGTGCCGGCGAGATGTTTAAGGTTACTACACTGGATCTTGAGAAAGTACCTCTTACGCCAGAAGGTAAAATTGATTACAAAGAGGATTTCTTTGGAAAAGAGACCAATCTTACAGTAAGCGGTCAGTTAAACGGTGAGACCTATGCCATGGCTTTTCGTAATATCTATACCTTCGGGCCTACTTTCCGTGCTGAAAATTCCAACACCACCCGTCATGCTGCTGAGTTCTGGATGATTGAGCCGGAAATTGCTTTTGCTGATTTAAAGGATGATATGGCGCTGGCAGAAGGTATGATTAAATATGTTATCCGCTATGTTATCGAGAATGCACCGGAAGAGATGAAGTTCTTCAATGATTTTGTGGACAAGGGCTTACTGGACAGGCTTACCCATGTTATGAATGCTGAGTTCGGACATGTGACTTATACAGAAGCCATTGAGCTGCTGGAGAAGAACAACGACAAATTCGAGTACAAGGTTAGCTGGGGTAGTGATCTTCAGACAGAGCATGAGCGTTATCTGACGGAGGAGATCTTTAAGAAACCTGTATTCGTTACAGATTATCCGAAGGATATCAAGGCTTTTTATATGAAGCTTAATGATGATAATAAGACAGTTGCTGCGATGGACTTATTGGTTCCAGGCATCGGAGAGATTATCGGAGGAAGCCAGAGAGAAGACAATTATGACAAACTGGTTGCCAGAATGGACGAACTGGGACTTAAGCAAGAGGATTATGATTTCTACCTGGACTTAAGGAAATACGGTTCAGCGAGACATGCAGGCTTCGGGCTTGGTTTCGAGCGTTGTGTAATGTATCTGACTGGTATGGGAAATATCAGAGACGTTATCCCGTTCCCTCGTACGGTTAACAACTGCGAATTATAATTATAATAATAAGGAGCCTCAACTTATGGCTGTTATCAGGTCATAAGTTGAGGCTCCTTTTCTGCCGGGGAAATGACATACATATCCCTTAACATTCTTTAATTTAATACCTATAGTGATACAGTAATTAGCAGAAAGTATCAGACCTTTGTAGTACTATACGCAGAGGAAAGATTGAATGTTTTCCGGTATATGTATTAATACCGGTTCTTACTCCTCTTAAAGTATCCGTTTTCCGGAAAAATCACATTTTTGTATAAGTTCAACAGGAACAGGAGGCCAAGTCCCAAGATGCCGCAGGATATAACTTCACCTATTCCCACAGTTGCCATCATAACAGGTATTGGCAGAGTCAGTCCATAAGCAAAGCGCAGTACCCATGGGATAATAAGGGTGTTTGAGATAATGGGAGGCAGGGGAACCAGGTATTTGTTGCGTCTTAACAGGTAAGAGCCTGTGGCGCCGATTAAAGTGGCCAGAGTTCCGAAGGTGATATCGAGAATGTCGGCACCCCCTAAGAAATTACCTAAAAGGCAGCCAATAGCTACACCTGGTATGGCTGCAGGTGTAAAATAAGGGAGTATGGTCAGTGCTTCCGCTATTCTTATCTGAATATTGGAAAAGCTGATAGGCTTAAACACAAAGACCAGTACCACATAGATGGCGGCAATAAGCGCAGCCTGTGTGATGAATTGGGTTTTGTTTCTCATATGAAATTCTCCTTTAGTTTTGTTTTACGTGTGGAAGGTCTCGAACACACGGTTTATGAAACATAAGAGAGTGTGCTTTTGCTCCTCTTATGTTTTGCCCATAAAGACCTTGTTTTTAGGGCAGTTGTGACTGTTTTAGTATAGCATGAAAATAAGGGTTGTCAAGCACAGGGGAGAATTTCAATTCAAGTTGTGCTTTTGTTAAATTACTATATTGATTTGCCGGAGGAAAACTACACCTGATAAGGATTGTATTTGCTGCGGATAAGCTTGCTATTTGCCTCAGTTTTTGATAACTTATAAAATAAAGGAGGTGATGATATTAATCCATGGGAAAAGATTCCTTTGTCTATTTATGAAAGCCATATGAAGCTTGATACGGTATATCAACTGCAATGTATGAACGATATCATGAGAGAACAGATTCAGACCTATGATATTGCATCTCTTGCTATTCTTGGGGTAGCAGGAGGAAACGGATTAGAGCACGTGAACCTGAATAAACATCACAAGATTTATGGAATCGATATCAATACAGAGTATCTTAACAGCTGTAAAAGCAGGTATTATGATATGAGGGATAAACTGACGCTCTTAAGCAGGGATTTACTGGACCTGGCGATCGATTTACCGAAAGCGGAACTGGTTATTGCTAATTTATTCTTAGAATATATAGGATTAGATAGATTCATCTTTCAGTTGAAAAAGATGTCACCTGAATATGTATCGGTAGTAATTCAGGTAAATGACGGGGAGGGATTTGTATCTGAATCACCTTATCATAATGCCTTTGATTGTCTTGCATCGGTATATCATGAAATCAACAGTAAAGCTTTAACGGATGCTATGAACGAGATTGATTTTGCACTAATTCTTGACGTCGAAACAGAATTACCCAACAAGAAAAAATTGAAAAGACAGGATTATAAGAAGCAAAATAAAGCTGATGCATAATAAACATGCATCAGCTTTATTTTTTATTTATAGGAAAAGAATTGATTGACATAATATGTAAAAAGAAGATATAATGTTTCTATAATTTGACAATTTGCCATGCTAACGTGTTAAATCAATGTAGTTAAAAAAACAAAAATAAGGGGGACATAACAATGAAAAAAACAACAAGA from Anaerocolumna sp. AGMB13020 encodes the following:
- a CDS encoding class I SAM-dependent methyltransferase, with protein sequence MSIYESHMKLDTVYQLQCMNDIMREQIQTYDIASLAILGVAGGNGLEHVNLNKHHKIYGIDINTEYLNSCKSRYYDMRDKLTLLSRDLLDLAIDLPKAELVIANLFLEYIGLDRFIFQLKKMSPEYVSVVIQVNDGEGFVSESPYHNAFDCLASVYHEINSKALTDAMNEIDFALILDVETELPNKKKLKRQDYKKQNKADA
- a CDS encoding QueT transporter family protein codes for the protein MRNKTQFITQAALIAAIYVVLVFVFKPISFSNIQIRIAEALTILPYFTPAAIPGVAIGCLLGNFLGGADILDITFGTLATLIGATGSYLLRRNKYLVPLPPIISNTLIIPWVLRFAYGLTLPIPVMMATVGIGEVISCGILGLGLLFLLNLYKNVIFPENGYFKRSKNRY
- the asnS gene encoding asparagine--tRNA ligase, whose translation is MELITIRELYREKEKFIGKEITVGGWVRSIRDSKAFGFIVLHDGTYFETLQIVYHDTMENFGDISKLSVGSALIIKGELVATPEAKQPFEIQATAIEIEGASTADYPLQKKRHSLEFLRSISHLRPRTNTFQAVFRVRSLIAYAIHKYFQDRDFVYVHTPLITGSDAEGAGEMFKVTTLDLEKVPLTPEGKIDYKEDFFGKETNLTVSGQLNGETYAMAFRNIYTFGPTFRAENSNTTRHAAEFWMIEPEIAFADLKDDMALAEGMIKYVIRYVIENAPEEMKFFNDFVDKGLLDRLTHVMNAEFGHVTYTEAIELLEKNNDKFEYKVSWGSDLQTEHERYLTEEIFKKPVFVTDYPKDIKAFYMKLNDDNKTVAAMDLLVPGIGEIIGGSQREDNYDKLVARMDELGLKQEDYDFYLDLRKYGSARHAGFGLGFERCVMYLTGMGNIRDVIPFPRTVNNCEL
- a CDS encoding (2Fe-2S) ferredoxin domain-containing protein, coding for MVVTICIGSSCHLKGSREIVHTLEALIKEHGVEDQVQLTGSFCMGECVKGVCVKVDDKSFSLTPSNTKEFFTQEVLGGLKHECHQF